Proteins encoded within one genomic window of Jiangella mangrovi:
- a CDS encoding GlxA family transcriptional regulator: MHRVALAAHETTMLYEAAIAAEIFGVDRSDLAPSDDWYDLVVCTPEGGPSPWFPAARSAGFDALRQADTVVVPSTTDPAAAPDPCLLAALRAARGDGVRIASLCTGAFVLAAAGLLGGRAATTHWMHADDLARRHPRIDVRADVLYIDDGDILTSAGKTAALDLCLHLVRRDFGAAAANGLARRLVVPAHRPGGQAQFIAPPAAPRSAMADGLGPVLEWARRRLDRPLTVQDLAREAGLSSRQLARRMRAELQIAPLAWLQQQRIARAQELLERTDASVEQIAARCGMGTATTLRRHFHTSLGVSPTAYRATFRP; the protein is encoded by the coding sequence ATGCATCGGGTCGCGCTCGCGGCGCACGAGACGACCATGCTCTACGAGGCCGCCATCGCCGCCGAGATCTTCGGGGTCGACCGCTCGGACCTGGCACCGTCGGACGACTGGTACGACCTCGTCGTGTGCACGCCCGAGGGCGGGCCGAGCCCGTGGTTCCCGGCGGCGCGCAGCGCCGGCTTCGACGCGCTCAGGCAGGCCGACACCGTCGTCGTCCCCTCGACCACGGACCCTGCCGCGGCACCGGACCCGTGTCTCCTCGCCGCCCTGCGCGCCGCCCGCGGCGACGGCGTCCGGATCGCCTCGCTCTGCACGGGCGCGTTCGTGCTCGCCGCCGCCGGCCTGCTCGGCGGCCGCGCCGCGACGACGCACTGGATGCACGCCGACGACCTCGCCCGGCGGCACCCGCGCATCGACGTCCGCGCCGACGTCCTCTACATCGACGACGGCGACATCCTCACCTCGGCCGGCAAGACGGCAGCGCTCGACCTCTGCCTGCACCTGGTCCGGCGCGACTTCGGCGCCGCGGCGGCCAACGGCCTGGCCCGGCGGCTCGTGGTCCCCGCGCACCGGCCGGGTGGGCAGGCGCAGTTCATCGCCCCGCCGGCGGCGCCGCGGTCGGCCATGGCGGACGGGCTCGGCCCCGTCCTCGAGTGGGCCAGGCGGCGGCTCGACCGGCCGCTCACCGTGCAGGACCTCGCCCGCGAGGCCGGGCTGAGCAGCCGCCAACTCGCCCGCCGCATGCGGGCCGAGCTCCAGATCGCCCCGCTGGCCTGGCTGCAGCAGCAGCGGATCGCCCGGGCCCAGGAACTGCTCGAACGCACCGACGCGTCGGTCGAGCAGATCGCCGCCCGCTGCGGCATGGGCACGGCGACCACCCTACGCCGGCACTTCCACACCTCCCTCGGCGTCAGCCCGACGGCGTACCGGGCCACCTTCCGTCCCTGA
- a CDS encoding helix-turn-helix domain-containing protein: METWEQVWKLTIETLAVLAWPAVVTVALIVFRKPVSTLIHRMREGEIMGAKFRADEAVAVALAAADEFNEEAAAAGSETPAYGREQVETLVRAAAVAGYDIGNIRAFATDMEPVIAWGGDAPQIVYWRSTKVGEPPTVAEEVYDSRTREALQAEELRRSRIDFASLLRWHRISAGLSMEELAQRTGISGIRIRQLERGTTSSPRAETVQSLADALELDDAQLREFNEAAARRPSDRGQARTAMISSP; this comes from the coding sequence ATGGAAACCTGGGAACAGGTGTGGAAGCTGACCATCGAGACGCTGGCGGTCCTCGCCTGGCCGGCCGTCGTCACGGTCGCCCTGATCGTCTTCCGCAAGCCTGTGTCCACCTTGATCCACCGCATGCGCGAGGGCGAGATCATGGGCGCGAAGTTTCGAGCTGACGAGGCCGTAGCCGTGGCGCTGGCGGCAGCGGACGAATTCAACGAGGAGGCTGCGGCCGCCGGGAGCGAGACGCCCGCATATGGACGGGAGCAGGTGGAAACGCTCGTGCGAGCCGCCGCCGTCGCCGGATACGACATCGGAAACATCCGTGCATTCGCGACCGATATGGAGCCGGTGATCGCGTGGGGTGGCGACGCACCCCAGATTGTCTACTGGCGCAGCACGAAGGTGGGTGAGCCTCCGACCGTGGCGGAGGAGGTCTACGACTCTCGCACCCGGGAGGCTCTGCAGGCCGAAGAGCTTCGGCGATCCCGCATTGACTTCGCGAGTCTGCTCAGATGGCATCGGATCAGCGCCGGCCTGTCGATGGAAGAACTGGCGCAGAGGACAGGCATCAGCGGAATCCGGATTCGGCAGCTGGAGCGTGGAACGACCTCGTCGCCCCGCGCGGAGACGGTGCAGAGCCTGGCCGACGCACTCGAACTCGATGATGCCCAGCTGAGGGAGTTCAACGAGGCGGCGGCACGTCGTCCGAGCGATCGCGGCCAGGCCCGAACCGCAATGATCTCGTCCCCGTAG
- a CDS encoding NAD(P)-dependent alcohol dehydrogenase — translation MRAVVRDRYGLPDVLRVEELPVPSPGPGQVLVRVLATSINLSDWEGLRGSPAYARINGPRRPRQRVLGSDIAGRIEAVGPGVTAFAPGDEVYGDNLALMGGFAEYAVAPVKALVHKPAGLSFAQAASLPQSGAIAVTGTALARPGLRMLINGAGGGSGSFAIPLAKRAGAHVTGVDNGGKLEFMRSLGADEVIDCRQDDFTRTGPYDAILDLVAHRSVFAYRRALAPGGRYRCAGGPVRTLLRILTVGTVAGLLTGRRLGVLVVRQGPATFEPLARQCLAGDIGIHIDRTFTLDEVPEALAHVGEGRALGKVVVEMG, via the coding sequence ATGAGAGCCGTCGTCCGCGACCGATACGGCCTGCCGGACGTTCTGCGGGTCGAGGAGCTGCCGGTGCCGTCGCCGGGTCCCGGGCAGGTGCTGGTGCGGGTCCTCGCGACGTCGATCAACCTGTCCGACTGGGAAGGGTTGCGCGGGAGCCCGGCCTACGCACGGATCAACGGGCCGCGCCGGCCGCGCCAGCGGGTCCTCGGGTCCGACATCGCCGGGCGTATCGAGGCGGTCGGCCCCGGCGTCACCGCCTTCGCCCCGGGCGACGAGGTCTACGGCGACAACCTGGCGCTGATGGGCGGCTTCGCCGAGTACGCCGTCGCGCCCGTGAAGGCACTGGTGCACAAGCCGGCCGGGCTGTCGTTCGCTCAGGCAGCATCGCTGCCCCAGTCCGGGGCCATCGCGGTGACCGGGACGGCGCTCGCCCGGCCGGGACTGCGGATGCTCATCAATGGCGCCGGCGGCGGCTCGGGATCGTTCGCGATCCCGCTGGCCAAGCGCGCCGGCGCCCACGTCACCGGCGTCGACAACGGCGGCAAGCTCGAGTTCATGCGCTCGCTCGGCGCCGACGAGGTCATCGACTGCCGCCAGGACGACTTCACCCGGACCGGGCCCTACGACGCGATCCTCGACCTCGTCGCCCACCGGTCGGTGTTCGCGTACCGGCGTGCACTCGCCCCCGGCGGCCGGTACCGCTGCGCGGGCGGGCCGGTGCGGACACTGCTGCGGATCCTCACCGTGGGCACCGTGGCCGGCCTGCTCACGGGCCGGCGTCTGGGCGTCCTGGTGGTCCGGCAGGGACCGGCCACGTTCGAGCCGCTGGCCCGGCAGTGCCTCGCCGGCGACATCGGCATCCACATCGACCGCACGTTCACCCTCGACGAGGTCCCCGAGGCGCTCGCCCATGTCGGCGAGGGCCGCGCCCTCGGCAAGGTCGTCGTCGAGATGGGCTGA
- a CDS encoding GNAT family N-acetyltransferase, producing MRVLDGLETDRLILRRTSVGDAAVYRQMWTERDPRVPPHRQIDPEGRPTVEDIAAQLRAAREESRPGILTVERKDTADVIGYCGLTPYGNGSLDEPELAFELLRAAHGCGYATESGRAVVTWAHQLGYRRLWAGVWNWNVASRRVLEKLGFRETGRVEPVSVHGYSLLTVREF from the coding sequence GTGCGCGTTCTGGACGGCTTGGAGACCGATCGGCTCATCCTTCGGCGGACCAGCGTGGGGGATGCCGCGGTCTATCGCCAGATGTGGACCGAGCGGGACCCGCGGGTCCCGCCGCATCGGCAGATCGATCCCGAGGGCCGACCCACCGTGGAGGACATCGCCGCGCAGCTACGTGCCGCACGTGAGGAGTCGAGGCCAGGGATTCTGACGGTAGAGCGGAAGGACACGGCCGACGTCATCGGGTACTGCGGGCTGACCCCTTATGGGAACGGATCGCTCGACGAGCCCGAGTTGGCCTTCGAGTTGCTGCGTGCGGCGCACGGCTGCGGTTACGCCACTGAGTCAGGCCGGGCCGTGGTGACGTGGGCGCATCAGTTGGGCTACCGGCGGCTGTGGGCAGGGGTCTGGAACTGGAATGTCGCATCGCGACGGGTCCTGGAGAAGCTCGGTTTCCGGGAAACGGGCCGGGTGGAGCCCGTCTCTGTCCACGGCTACAGCCTTCTGACCGTGCGAGAGTTCTGA
- a CDS encoding metallophosphoesterase: MDVVTETSPPGEPVRRHTWRDLTRPATWPSWLRRLFTWASPVVLALAGAWVALMVAGTTQAYVGPLAIDVAFRPAFTGESVIHLDPVGAVVLDTHSGPVTLDISVRQVDLDGLSGYVADPYSLSSLDDQITNGIQDVLVDAAVRAALTAVIGGALAAALVLRSVRRTLLAAGVATGAVLGSYGLAALTYDPESVREPAYTGPLAAAPQLIGNAEDIATNFDAYADQLAGFVANVAAVYDTTLNLQTFQPTDGTIRVLHVSDLHLNPAAWDVIDSVADQYDVDVIVDSGDIVDQGTPLENSYVRPIADLGRPYVFVKGNHDSVATAAAVAAAPNAVVLDGEPAEVGGLRFMGAPDPRFTPDKSVRGVFDEQLQEGTEEFADEAAALDPPPDVIVFHDPSNAELFDGIAPLVLSGHAHKRDTYVLDEGTRVMVQGSTGGAGLRGLRDEDPTPVDLSVLYFDPETKALVAWDDLTLGGLGQTSAEIDRHQVGEDDGAAQGPADPSQAPDLEN; this comes from the coding sequence GTGGACGTGGTGACGGAGACGAGCCCGCCGGGCGAACCGGTGCGGCGGCACACGTGGCGGGACCTCACGCGTCCCGCCACGTGGCCGTCGTGGCTGCGCCGGCTCTTCACCTGGGCGAGTCCGGTCGTGCTGGCGCTGGCCGGCGCGTGGGTCGCGCTCATGGTCGCCGGCACCACACAGGCCTACGTCGGGCCGCTGGCCATCGACGTCGCCTTCCGGCCGGCGTTCACCGGCGAGTCGGTCATCCATCTCGACCCCGTCGGCGCCGTCGTCCTCGACACCCACTCCGGGCCGGTGACGCTGGACATCTCGGTCCGCCAGGTCGACCTCGACGGGCTCAGCGGCTACGTCGCCGACCCGTACTCGCTGTCGAGCCTGGACGACCAGATCACCAACGGCATCCAGGACGTCCTGGTCGACGCCGCCGTGCGGGCGGCGCTCACCGCCGTCATCGGGGGCGCGCTGGCCGCGGCGCTGGTGCTGCGGTCGGTGCGGCGGACGCTGCTGGCGGCCGGCGTCGCGACGGGGGCCGTGCTGGGCTCGTACGGGCTGGCGGCCCTGACGTACGACCCCGAGTCCGTCCGCGAGCCCGCCTACACCGGGCCGCTGGCGGCGGCGCCGCAGCTGATCGGCAACGCCGAGGACATCGCGACCAACTTCGACGCCTACGCCGACCAGCTGGCCGGGTTCGTCGCCAACGTGGCCGCCGTCTACGACACCACCCTCAACCTGCAGACGTTCCAGCCCACCGACGGCACCATCCGCGTCCTGCACGTGTCGGACCTGCACCTCAATCCGGCCGCCTGGGACGTCATCGACTCCGTCGCCGACCAGTACGACGTCGACGTCATCGTCGACAGCGGCGACATCGTCGACCAGGGCACGCCGCTGGAGAACTCCTACGTGCGGCCCATCGCCGACCTCGGCCGGCCCTACGTGTTCGTCAAGGGCAACCACGACTCCGTCGCCACCGCCGCCGCCGTCGCCGCCGCACCCAACGCCGTCGTCCTGGACGGCGAGCCCGCCGAGGTGGGCGGGCTGCGGTTCATGGGCGCACCGGACCCGCGCTTCACCCCGGACAAGTCCGTCCGCGGCGTCTTCGACGAGCAGCTCCAGGAGGGCACCGAGGAGTTCGCCGACGAGGCGGCCGCGCTCGATCCGCCCCCGGACGTCATCGTCTTCCACGACCCCAGCAACGCCGAGCTGTTCGACGGGATCGCGCCACTGGTGCTCTCGGGTCACGCGCACAAACGCGACACCTACGTCCTCGACGAGGGCACCCGGGTCATGGTCCAGGGCTCCACCGGCGGCGCCGGGCTGCGTGGCCTACGTGACGAAGATCCCACTCCGGTCGATCTCTCGGTCCTGTACTTCGATCCGGAGACGAAAGCGCTCGTGGCCTGGGACGACCTCACCCTCGGCGGCCTCGGCCAGACCAGCGCGGAGATCGACCGGCACCAGGTCGGCGAGGACGACGGCGCCGCTCAGGGACCCGCAGACCCCTCGCAAGCTCCCGATTTGGAGAACTGA
- a CDS encoding metallopeptidase family protein encodes MLELTETEFERLVSEAIDEIPPELAQMMDNVVILIEDEAPDDAPEVLGLYEGTPLTERGEWYTGVLPDTIRLFRLPILRICDTPDDAVEEVLITVVHEVAHHFGIDDDRLHELGWS; translated from the coding sequence GTGCTGGAGCTGACCGAGACGGAGTTCGAACGGCTGGTGTCCGAGGCGATCGACGAGATCCCGCCGGAGCTCGCCCAGATGATGGACAACGTGGTGATCCTGATCGAGGACGAGGCTCCGGACGACGCGCCGGAGGTGCTCGGGCTCTACGAGGGCACCCCGCTGACCGAGCGCGGCGAGTGGTACACCGGCGTGCTGCCGGACACCATCAGGCTGTTCCGGCTGCCGATCCTGCGCATCTGCGACACGCCCGACGACGCCGTCGAGGAGGTGCTGATCACGGTCGTGCACGAGGTGGCGCACCACTTCGGCATCGATGACGACCGCCTGCACGAGCTGGGGTGGTCGTGA
- a CDS encoding ABC transporter permease, which yields MSSTLLPVGPALGVAMAVLVVVAVAVSVAARLGHDRAVVTAALRAVVQLTGVALVLAAVVEVEPLVAAFLLVMLATATVTAGRRMTRDRSWRWAAVPVASGPLLVVTALLAVGVLPTTPLAVIAVAGILIGGAMTSAALAGRRALDELAARRGEVEAALSVGLLPRDAALEIGRPQAATALIPVLDQTRTVGLVVLPGAFVGMLIGGADPIQAGAVQLFVLVALLAIEAIAVALTIELVARGVIVRP from the coding sequence ATGTCGTCGACGCTGCTGCCGGTCGGGCCGGCCCTGGGTGTCGCGATGGCGGTCCTCGTGGTGGTCGCCGTCGCGGTGAGCGTCGCGGCCCGGCTCGGGCACGACCGCGCCGTCGTCACGGCCGCGCTGCGGGCGGTGGTCCAGCTCACCGGCGTCGCGCTGGTGCTCGCCGCCGTCGTCGAGGTCGAGCCGCTGGTGGCCGCGTTCCTGCTGGTGATGCTGGCGACGGCGACCGTGACGGCCGGGCGGCGGATGACGCGCGACCGGTCCTGGCGGTGGGCGGCCGTGCCCGTGGCGAGCGGGCCGCTGCTGGTCGTGACGGCGCTGCTGGCGGTGGGAGTGCTGCCCACGACGCCGCTGGCCGTCATCGCCGTCGCCGGGATCCTCATCGGTGGCGCCATGACGTCGGCGGCCCTGGCCGGGCGGCGGGCACTGGACGAGCTGGCGGCCCGGCGGGGTGAGGTAGAGGCCGCGCTGTCGGTCGGCCTGCTGCCCCGCGACGCCGCCCTGGAGATCGGCCGGCCCCAGGCGGCGACCGCGCTGATCCCCGTCCTCGACCAGACCCGCACGGTCGGGCTGGTGGTCCTGCCGGGCGCGTTCGTCGGCATGCTCATCGGCGGCGCCGACCCGATCCAGGCGGGCGCCGTCCAGCTGTTCGTGCTGGTCGCGCTGCTGGCCATCGAGGCGATCGCCGTCGCCCTGACCATCGAGCTGGTGGCCCGGGGCGTGATCGTCCGGCCCTGA
- a CDS encoding cob(I)yrinic acid a,c-diamide adenosyltransferase, translating into MVRLTRIYTRTGDDGTTGLGDFSRTRKTDPRLAAYADANEANAAIGVAVALERGGTGGAGLEPDVLGVLQRVQNDLFDVGADLCVPLKPEYEYPPLRVQAGWIEELEADCDRYNAEVPKLTSFILPGGSLTAAQLHVATTGVRRAERSAWRAIEEYGTGDDGGVNPLTATYLNRLSDLLFILSRYANRADGDVLWQPGGGRAEPPRER; encoded by the coding sequence GTGGTCAGGCTGACGAGGATCTACACCCGCACCGGCGACGACGGCACCACCGGGCTGGGCGACTTCAGCCGCACCCGCAAGACCGACCCGCGGCTGGCCGCCTACGCCGACGCCAACGAGGCCAACGCGGCCATCGGGGTCGCCGTCGCCCTCGAGCGCGGCGGCACCGGCGGCGCCGGGCTGGAGCCCGATGTCCTCGGCGTCCTGCAGCGGGTCCAGAACGACCTCTTCGACGTCGGCGCCGACCTCTGCGTGCCGCTGAAGCCCGAGTACGAGTACCCGCCGCTGCGGGTCCAGGCCGGCTGGATCGAGGAGCTCGAGGCCGACTGCGACCGCTACAACGCCGAGGTCCCCAAGCTGACCTCGTTCATCCTGCCCGGCGGCAGCCTCACCGCCGCCCAGCTGCACGTCGCCACCACCGGCGTGCGACGGGCCGAGCGGTCGGCCTGGCGGGCCATCGAGGAATACGGCACGGGCGACGACGGCGGCGTCAACCCGCTCACCGCGACCTACCTGAACCGGCTCTCGGACCTGCTGTTCATCCTGTCCCGCTACGCCAACCGCGCCGACGGCGACGTCCTCTGGCAGCCGGGCGGCGGACGCGCGGAACCGCCGCGGGAGCGCTAG
- a CDS encoding MBL fold metallo-hydrolase, producing MRLTKYEHSCVLVEDGDARILIDPGSFSRGFETLTGLTAVLVTHQHPDHVDVERLRQVLERNPEAVLHADGGTATVLAESGIAATGVQPGERLHVGTTVDVFGGQHAVIHPDVPVIPNVAYLISGRFLHPGDSYTIPDVDVEILGMPTNAPWSKASEVIDYVRALTPDVAIPIHDALLAIPDLYFALYDRLTPDETELRVLAPGDTFEA from the coding sequence ATGAGGCTGACGAAGTACGAGCACTCCTGCGTCCTCGTCGAGGACGGCGACGCCCGCATCCTCATCGACCCGGGCAGCTTCTCGCGCGGGTTCGAGACGCTCACCGGGCTGACCGCCGTGCTCGTCACCCATCAGCACCCCGACCACGTCGACGTCGAGCGATTGCGGCAGGTGCTCGAGCGCAACCCCGAAGCCGTGCTGCACGCCGACGGCGGCACCGCGACCGTGCTGGCCGAGTCCGGCATCGCCGCCACGGGCGTCCAGCCGGGTGAGCGGCTGCACGTCGGCACCACGGTCGACGTGTTCGGCGGGCAGCACGCGGTGATCCACCCCGACGTGCCGGTCATCCCGAACGTCGCCTACCTGATCAGCGGCCGGTTCCTGCACCCCGGCGACTCCTACACGATCCCCGACGTCGACGTCGAGATCCTCGGCATGCCCACCAACGCGCCGTGGTCGAAGGCCAGCGAGGTCATCGACTACGTCCGGGCCCTCACGCCGGACGTCGCCATCCCCATCCACGACGCCCTGCTGGCCATCCCCGACCTCTACTTCGCCCTGTACGACCGGCTGACGCCCGACGAGACGGAGCTGCGGGTCCTGGCGCCGGGCGACACGTTCGAGGCCTGA
- a CDS encoding IucA/IucC family protein gives MTTPDLEQWERASRELIAKLLTEFRYEEIIAPAISASGAFAVELPGGTLTGRAVRRALDWWRVLPESLSWSGGGATDGGALPDAVEVFTAVLTAAGAEPSTVAGAVSELSSTLLTDARQLATARPAAELVDLEPVLVEAELTGHPWIVANKGRVGFGADDLLAYPPEARADVRLLWLAASPSVADAVTVDGLDHHAVVREQVGDAAFEALRAGAQLGGLDPSTCVFVPVHPWQWAHRILPLHAAQLARGELVFRGEGPARYRPQLAIRTMTDLDDPTRRYLKLPLSILNTSVYRGLPRERTLAAPALTSWLSSVVDGDDFLRETGLILLGEVAGVSVAHPVYSTMAGAPYQYTELLGAIWREPVQPYLRDGEQAVSLAALMHVDPSGGTFAGALVERSGLTAAEWVERLHQAVLPPLLHVLYKYGAMFSPHGQNCMIVHRDGVPTRLVVKDFVDDLAICSESIPEHAGLTPAVRAALADVILDGKTLRKYLQNGLLICVYRYLAELLTDRMGLSERDFWTSARTVLTTYQNRFRGELSDRFPIFDLESPTFPKLCLNRLRLFERGYADDPERPVIQAQGTVPNPLSPHFPH, from the coding sequence ATGACCACCCCTGACCTGGAGCAGTGGGAGCGAGCCAGCCGCGAGCTGATCGCGAAGCTGCTCACCGAGTTCCGCTACGAAGAGATCATCGCGCCGGCGATCTCCGCGTCCGGAGCGTTCGCGGTGGAGTTGCCGGGCGGGACCCTGACGGGGCGAGCGGTGCGGCGGGCGCTGGACTGGTGGCGGGTGCTCCCCGAGTCGCTGTCCTGGTCCGGTGGCGGAGCCACCGACGGCGGGGCGCTGCCCGATGCCGTCGAGGTGTTCACGGCGGTGCTGACCGCGGCGGGCGCCGAGCCGTCCACCGTCGCCGGGGCCGTCTCGGAGCTGTCCTCGACGCTGCTGACCGACGCGCGGCAACTGGCGACGGCGCGTCCGGCGGCCGAGCTCGTCGACCTCGAACCGGTGCTGGTCGAGGCCGAGCTGACCGGGCACCCGTGGATCGTCGCCAACAAGGGCCGGGTCGGCTTCGGCGCCGACGACCTGCTCGCCTACCCGCCCGAGGCCCGGGCCGACGTCCGGCTGCTCTGGCTGGCCGCGTCGCCCTCCGTGGCCGACGCCGTCACCGTCGACGGGCTGGACCATCACGCCGTCGTACGCGAGCAGGTCGGCGACGCGGCGTTCGAGGCGCTGCGGGCGGGGGCGCAGCTGGGCGGGCTGGACCCGTCGACGTGCGTCTTCGTGCCCGTGCATCCGTGGCAGTGGGCGCACCGGATCCTGCCGCTGCACGCGGCGCAGCTGGCCCGGGGCGAGCTGGTCTTCCGCGGCGAGGGCCCGGCGCGGTACCGCCCGCAGCTGGCGATCCGCACCATGACCGACCTCGACGACCCCACGCGGCGCTACCTCAAGCTGCCGCTGTCGATCCTCAACACGTCGGTCTACCGCGGGCTGCCGCGCGAGCGGACGCTGGCCGCGCCGGCGCTGACGTCCTGGCTGTCGTCGGTGGTCGACGGCGACGACTTCCTGCGCGAGACCGGGCTGATCCTGCTCGGCGAGGTGGCCGGGGTCAGCGTGGCGCACCCGGTGTACTCCACCATGGCGGGGGCGCCGTACCAGTACACCGAGCTGCTCGGGGCCATCTGGCGCGAGCCGGTGCAGCCGTACCTGCGCGACGGCGAGCAGGCGGTCTCGCTGGCCGCCCTGATGCACGTCGACCCGTCCGGCGGGACGTTCGCGGGCGCCCTGGTCGAGCGCAGCGGGCTGACGGCGGCCGAGTGGGTCGAGCGGCTCCATCAGGCGGTCCTGCCGCCGCTGCTGCACGTGCTCTACAAGTACGGCGCGATGTTCTCGCCGCACGGCCAGAACTGCATGATCGTCCACCGCGACGGCGTCCCGACCCGGCTGGTCGTCAAGGACTTCGTCGACGACCTCGCGATCTGTTCCGAGTCGATCCCCGAGCACGCCGGCCTGACCCCCGCCGTCCGCGCCGCCCTGGCCGACGTGATCCTCGACGGCAAGACGCTGCGCAAGTACCTCCAGAACGGCCTGCTGATCTGCGTCTACCGCTACCTCGCCGAACTCCTCACCGACCGCATGGGCTTGTCAGAACGCGACTTCTGGACCTCAGCACGCACAGTGCTGACCACCTACCAGAACAGATTCCGCGGAGAACTCTCCGACCGCTTCCCCATCTTCGACCTCGAGTCCCCCACCTTCCCGAAACTCTGCTTGAACCGCCTGCGCCTCTTCGAACGCGGCTACGCCGACGACCCCGAACGCCCCGTCATCCAAGCCCAAGGCACCGTCCCCAACCCCCTCTCCCCACACTTCCCCCACTGA
- a CDS encoding SidA/IucD/PvdA family monooxygenase — protein MSGYEHDVIGVGLGPFNLGLAALLSPVDVDAVFFEASPRFAWHPGLMLPGTTLQVPFLADLVTLADPTSRWSFLNYLHQRGRLYRFYFYERFHVPRAEFDAYARWVAESLPSCRFGARVSSVTPLGGPDGGWRVAVVTADGSAEEHTARSVVFGVGSRPFVPQMAREVLGEDVFHTEDYLTYREKAVTASAVTVVGSGQSAGEVVADLLDAGLPSGLTLDWFTRSRGFLPMEYSKLGLEHFTPEYTAYFHGLPPARRDELRAGQDLLYKGLSAETSERIYDLLYEATVDRDDPPVAYAGSCELLAIDPSPVPGRRWRLTWRQRDQDRTFTRDTDVVVLGTGHEPAPLPVESGLVALDALGRPEVSLDYRLTLASGAPSTLFAQNAELHTHGVGAPDLGLGAHRNAVIVNQLAGRQVYAVPDRTVYQSFGVPEEARPHDHP, from the coding sequence GTGAGTGGGTACGAGCACGACGTCATCGGGGTCGGGCTGGGACCGTTCAACCTGGGGCTGGCCGCGCTGCTCTCGCCGGTGGACGTCGACGCCGTCTTCTTCGAGGCGTCGCCCCGGTTCGCCTGGCACCCCGGGCTCATGCTGCCCGGCACGACGCTGCAGGTGCCGTTCCTGGCCGACCTGGTGACGCTGGCCGACCCGACCAGCCGCTGGTCCTTCCTCAACTACCTGCACCAGCGCGGGCGGCTGTACCGGTTCTACTTCTACGAGCGGTTCCACGTGCCGCGGGCGGAGTTCGACGCCTACGCGCGCTGGGTCGCCGAGTCGCTGCCGTCCTGCCGGTTCGGCGCCCGGGTGTCGTCGGTGACGCCGCTCGGCGGGCCGGACGGCGGCTGGCGGGTCGCCGTCGTGACGGCGGACGGGTCGGCCGAGGAGCACACCGCGCGGTCGGTGGTGTTCGGCGTCGGCAGCCGGCCGTTCGTGCCGCAGATGGCCCGCGAGGTGCTGGGCGAGGACGTCTTCCACACCGAGGACTACCTGACCTATCGCGAGAAGGCGGTCACGGCGTCCGCCGTCACCGTCGTCGGGTCCGGGCAGAGCGCCGGCGAGGTGGTCGCCGACCTACTCGACGCCGGGCTGCCCAGCGGGCTGACACTCGACTGGTTCACGCGCTCGCGCGGCTTCCTGCCCATGGAGTACTCCAAGCTCGGGCTCGAGCACTTCACGCCCGAGTACACCGCGTACTTCCACGGGCTGCCGCCGGCGCGGCGCGACGAGCTCCGGGCCGGCCAGGACCTGCTCTACAAGGGCCTGTCGGCCGAGACCAGCGAGCGCATCTACGACCTGCTCTACGAGGCGACGGTCGATCGCGACGACCCGCCGGTGGCGTACGCGGGTTCCTGCGAGCTGCTGGCGATCGATCCGTCGCCGGTGCCCGGACGGCGGTGGCGGCTCACCTGGCGGCAGCGCGACCAGGACCGCACGTTCACCCGCGACACCGACGTCGTGGTGCTGGGGACGGGGCACGAGCCGGCGCCGCTGCCGGTGGAGTCCGGGCTGGTCGCGCTCGACGCGCTGGGCCGGCCCGAGGTCTCGCTGGACTACCGGCTCACGCTGGCGTCCGGCGCGCCGTCGACGCTGTTCGCCCAGAACGCCGAGCTGCACACCCACGGCGTCGGCGCCCCCGACCTCGGGCTCGGCGCGCACCGCAACGCCGTCATCGTCAACCAGCTGGCCGGTCGGCAGGTCTACGCCGTCCCCGACCGCACCGTCTACCAGAGCTTCGGCGTCCCCGAGGAGGCCCGTCCCCATGACCACCCCTGA